One Platichthys flesus chromosome 14, fPlaFle2.1, whole genome shotgun sequence genomic region harbors:
- the LOC133968643 gene encoding DET1- and DDB1-associated protein 1-like: protein MEKGDFLKGLPVYNKSNFSRFHADSVCKASNRRPSVYLPTREYPSEQIIVTEKTNILLRYLHQQWDKKIAAKKREQEPTDGDNAAPPRKIARTDSRELSEDS from the exons ATGGAGAAG GGGGACTTTCTGAAGGGACTGCCGGTCTACAACAAGAGCAACTTCAGCAGGTTCCATGCGGACTCAGTATGCAAAGCATCG AACCGTCGACCATCTGTGTATCTACCAACACGAGAATATCCATCGGAGCAGA TCATCGTCACAGAGAAGACAAACATCTTGTTGCGATATCTTCATCAACAGTGGGACAAAAAG ATTGCAGcaaaaaagcgagagcaggaaCCCACAGACGGGGACAACGCGGCACCGCCGAGAAAAATTGCCAGAACTGACAGTCGAGAGCTGAGCGAGGATTCATAA